The Bradyrhizobium betae genomic interval TGGACTCGGTTGACCGCGGTATCGGCCAGCTCGTCGACGCCGACATGAACCAGGAGTCCACCCGCCTGGCGGCTCTCCAGGTCCAGCAGCAGCTCGGCGTGCAGGCGCTCTCGATCGCCAACAACAGCAGCCAGAGCATCCTGTCGCTGTTCCGCTAAGCCTGAAAACGAACTGAGGAGGGCCGCGCTTCTCGCGAAGCGCGGCCCTTTCGTTTGGCGTGGCGCCGAGCGTCCGCCACAATTTCGGCTGCCCTGTTGCGGCCAAGCCACAGAGCCACAAGCCCCGCACAAGCTTCGTCCGCTAGCCTAGTCGCTACGACGGGTTGGGCCTAACCGCATTTGCGCAGCCCAAAGGCATGACGCCGCCCTGTCGTACCGGTGCAAGTCCGGTATGTCCCCAAATTCAATCTGCTTTCAAAGGGACATCAAAATGGGTTCTAGCCTTCTCACCAACTCGTCTGCAATGACCGCGCTGCAGACCCTCCGCAACGTCAGCTCGCAGCTTGCGACCACGCAGAACCGGATCTCCACCGGTATGCGCGTCTCGACGGCTTCGGACAACGCTGCCTACTGGTCGATCGCGACCTCGATGCGCGCCGACAACGCCGCGCTCTCCGCCGTCTCCGACTCGCTCGGTCTGTCGGCCGCGACCGTCGACACCGAATATACCGCTCTGACCGCCGTCGTCGGCGACAAGACCGGCGGCCTGACCAAGCTCCAGGCGCTGCTGGTCGAAGCCAAGACCGCCGGTATCGACCGCACCAAGATCCAGGCCGACATCACCCAGATCCAGCAGCAGATGAAGGGCACCGCCAATGCGGCGACATTCAACGGCGTCAACTGGCTGAGCGCGACCGCGGCCACCCCGGCGACCTTCAACCTGGTGTCGTCGTTCTCGCGCGTCGGCGGCACGCCGACGATCGGTTCGATCTCGCTGACGATCGCCAACTACTCGCTCTACACCTCGACCCAGACCGGCATCCTGGACAAGGTCAGCGGCACGGCCTCGATCGACACGATCAACATCGGCGCGCTGACCGACTCGACCGCCGACATGACCACGCTCGATGGCTACATCGCGCAGGTCACGGCTGGGATCAACTCGGTGGCTTCGGCCGCCGCCGATCTCGGTGCCGTCAAGAACCGCATCTCGACCAACACCGACTTCGTCAAGACCCTGATGGACTCGGTTGATCGCGGTGTCGGTCAGCTCGTCGACGCCGACATGAACGCGGAATCCACCCGCCTGCAGGCTCTGCAGACCCAGCAGCAGCTCGGCGTTCAGGCGCTCTCGATCGCCAACCAGAACAGCCAGAGCATCCTCTCGCTGTTCCGCTAAGCCTTCACTCATCTTGGAAGGGCCGCGCTTCTCGCGAAGCGCGGCCCTTCCTATTTAATTCGGCGCGCGCCGGTCGAGCCGTGACCGCGACCTGGCTCAGTCTGTTGCGGTCAAGTCACAGAGCCGCAAGCCTCGCGCAGCCTTCGCGCGTTATTGTCGCCGTACGACAAGTTGGGCCTGCTTTTTCCGCCGCCCAAAGGCATGAGGCCGCCCTGTCGTATCGGTGCAAGCCCGGTATGTCCCAAAAATCAATTCAATCCGTTTCAAGGGGACGTCAATAATGAGCTCCAGTCTGCTCACCAACTCTTCCGCGATGACCGCGCTGCAGACCCTCCGCAACGTCAGCTCGCAACTCGCGACCACGCAGAACCGGATCTCGACCGGCCAGCGCGTCTCGACGGCATCGGACAACGCGGCCTACTGGTCGATCGCGACCTCGATGCGCGCCGACAACGCCGCGCTCTCCGCCGTCTCCGACTCGCTCGGTCTGTCGGCTGCGACCGTCGACACCGAATATACCGCTCTGACCGCGGTTGTCGGCGACAAGACCGGCGGCCTGACCAAGCTCCAGGCGCTGCTGGTCGAAGCCAAGACCGCCGGTATCGATCGCACCAAGATCCAGGCCGACATCACCCAGATCCAGCAGCAGATGAAGGGCACCGCGGACGCGGCGACCTTCAACGGCGTCAACTGGCTGAGCGCGACCGCGGCCACCCCGGCCACCTTCAACCTGGTGTCGTCGTTCTCGCGCGTCGGCGGCACGCCGACGATCGGTTCGATCTCGCTGACGATCGCCAACTACTCGCTCTACACCTCGACCCAGACCGGCATCCTGGACAAGGTCAGCGGCCCTGCGTCGGTCAATACGATCAACATCTCCGCGCTGACCGACTCGACGGCTGACCAGACCACGCTCGATGGCTACATCACGCAGGTCACCGCCGCCATCAATTCGGTGGCTTCGGCCGCCGCCGATCTCGGTGCCGTCAAGAACCGCATTTCGA includes:
- a CDS encoding flagellin, with protein sequence MGSSLLTNSSAMTALQTLRNVSSQLATTQNRISTGMRVSTASDNAAYWSIATSMRADNAALSAVSDSLGLSAATVDTEYTALTAVVGDKTGGLTKLQALLVEAKTAGIDRTKIQADITQIQQQMKGTANAATFNGVNWLSATAATPATFNLVSSFSRVGGTPTIGSISLTIANYSLYTSTQTGILDKVSGTASIDTINIGALTDSTADMTTLDGYIAQVTAGINSVASAAADLGAVKNRISTNTDFVKTLMDSVDRGVGQLVDADMNAESTRLQALQTQQQLGVQALSIANQNSQSILSLFR
- a CDS encoding flagellin; its protein translation is MSSSLLTNSSAMTALQTLRNVSSQLATTQNRISTGQRVSTASDNAAYWSIATSMRADNAALSAVSDSLGLSAATVDTEYTALTAVVGDKTGGLTKLQALLVEAKTAGIDRTKIQADITQIQQQMKGTADAATFNGVNWLSATAATPATFNLVSSFSRVGGTPTIGSISLTIANYSLYTSTQTGILDKVSGPASVNTINISALTDSTADQTTLDGYITQVTAAINSVASAAADLGAVKNRISTNADFVKTLIDSVDRGVGQLVDADMNAESTRLQALQTQQQLGVQALSIANQNSQSILSLFK